A part of Acropora palmata chromosome 6, jaAcrPala1.3, whole genome shotgun sequence genomic DNA contains:
- the LOC141885201 gene encoding GRB10-interacting GYF protein 2-like isoform X2, whose amino-acid sequence MSETLTFGPEWLRALSSGNSVTSPPPSPGPKYKLAEHRYGKEEMLALFSEEVKIPEELEMFDSVCRSRPVLPLAFQPLTEEEQRNSLGSVNSNAVLKLMGRGGVRGTGAPRGPGRGGLRGRGRGDGGYVRQTSYEESRGEGAGGFGRGMDSRRQGWNETSGRGAFERSPSLRESGGLTRGRGSWRGGSDTYRERGSHADDDWQVTRGGRRSYHDVDDVRGGSSHERLPEWSNDDSDDFNTPGTFDSSGAFVLHMQKEERENNKWEGKHEEHKPNADKSGRGQSESDASQTEDQDVCKEDDQDDNLFSDTGSSNFSEFKTSDPTVTQSPSSEQEPENVKRSSPPSVSPSSQASTVQQQTSPTQSTTTTESQPEISEPTPMRHSPDGEAMAPVSQKEQKEEEPNMEHFAQAAENLVASLDDDEEDDVKTSSQSKELSNSPLVSDEVQWSYTDPQGKVQGPFTNSEMADWFSHGYFTMGLLVKRTTDDAFQPLGEVIKQWGRVPFIPGPQPPPFKGVPEHVHRQQQQQLIAQQQYQQLMQRHYLQQQLFHQQALMMQQQQLQHNQQQLQQGPQSPQHSSPQNPSPPSTQLTQTQSTQGRMSPAQAPSRPQALSPHTESIWGAAQPQPTTTPVISPGPLFPTTTSASSKGWDRENSPQSVPSFEEIQRMEEEKEKHARLELERREAQARAMRLKQEEEDRRRLQEAAMMKKQQEEEERRRLEEAERRRKEQEELKKKQLEEARRKQEEEMRRKQDHQETLRKQEQQRQLEMQKHQEDKKRMSDLRQQQQQALFRLQQQQQELLRKKDIQQRELQQKLQQKRQESQATGASLWGAPSSASGTLSLAQIQQQEEREWKQRELHIQQLHAQQQREQQARGTPGWADRRVASNPPPVKSLLQIQQEQAQQLEKRQHGAPLSRSQPSHNPLSSSVWGNTGGSLSATWGPSSNSGNIWGTSPSKPPRPPQPSIFDDDDDDDSADDTNVENFWEDAVKAANKQQSSFQQRQQPSTHASRQVHNKSATEKRLNRDEENLRRLFHQHTGTDEFSQWCEQALRGVNNSTTASSVHIPTFCSLIKEVESPYEVYEYVRTYLGDSRETREFAREFIERRKKLKEKTAVPVSGFAQTSVWGVPVPRGPSVGKPTAANQSAGLFAGHPQEDPFDAMNKKKRKKKMQKVDPSILGFSVNAADRVNMGEIQTVED is encoded by the exons ATGTCAGAAACACTAACTTTTGGCCCTGAATG GCTCCGTGCCTTGTCAAGTGGAAACAGTGTGACGTCCCCTCCCCCCTCTCCTGGCCCCAAGTACAAACTTGCTGAACATCGATATGGCAAGGAGGAGATGCTTGCATTGTTTAGTGAAGAGGTCAAGATTCCAGAGGAGCTGGAAATGTTTGACTCAGTCTGTAGATCACGACCAGTTCTCCCTCTTGCTTTCCAGCCTTTGACTGAAGAGGAGCAG AGAAACTCTCTGGGGTCCGTCAACAGCAATGCGGTTTTGAAGTTGATGGGGCGTGGAGGAGTGCGAGGAACGGGTGCTCCACGTGGACCAGGGCGCGGAGGGTTACGAG GCCGTGGACGAGGTGATGGTGGATATGTGAGACAAACATCTTATGAAGAAAGTAGGGGAGAGGGGGCAGGGGGATTTGGGCGTGGTATGGACAGTCGCAGGCAGGGATGGAATGAAACAAG TGGTCGTGGGGCGTTTGAAAGATCACCAAGTCTAAGGGAATCAG GTGGATTAACAAGAGGGAGAGGCTCTTGGCGAGGAGGTTCAGACACGTACAGAGAACGTGGTAGCCATGCAGATGATGACTGGCAGGTTACGAGGGGAGGTCGCCGATCTTATcatgatgttgatgatgttcGGGGGGGGTCCTCTCATGAACGGCTCCCTGAATGGAGTAATGATGACAGTGATGACTTCAACACACCAGGCACTTTTGACTCTTCAGGAGCATTTGTTTTGCACATG caaaaggaagaaagagaaaataataaatgggAAGGGAAACATGAGGAACATAAACCAAATGCTGATAAAAGTGGAAGAGGTCAA TCAGAAAGTGATGCGTCGCAAACTGAAGATCAAGATGTCTGCAAAGAAGATGATCAAGATGACAACCTCTTTTCAGATACAG GCTCAAGCAATTTCAGTGAATTTAAAACCTCTGATCCAACAGTAACACAGTCACCATCTTCTGAACAAGAGccagaaaatgtcaaaaggtCTTCACCACCTTCTGTTTCTCCATCCTCACAAGCCTCCACAGTGCAACAGCAGACAAGCCCAACACAATCCACCACAACGACAGAGTCACAGCCAGAGATTTCTGAGCCAACACCTATGAGACACTCACCTGATGGAGAAGCGATGGCCCCTGTCTCGCAGAAAGAgcaaaaagaggaagaacCAAACATGGAACATTTTGCTCAGGCAGCAGAAAACCTAGTGGCTTCATTAGATGACGATGAAGAG GATGATGTCAAGACAAGCTCTCAATCAAAAGAACTAAGTAACTCTCCGCTTGTATCAGATGAAGTACAGTGGAGTTACACGGACCCACAAGGAAAAGTTCAAG GTCCTTTTACTAACTCTGAAATGGCAGATTGGTTCAGTCATGGCTATTTCACTATGGGTCTGTTAGTCAAGAGAACGACTGACGATGCTTTTCAGCCTCTGGGTGAAGTTATCAAACAGTGGGGAAGAGTTCCTTTCATCCCTGGGCCCCAACCCCCACCCTTCAAG GGTGTTCCAGAACATGTTCACCGtcagcaacagcaacagctgATTGCCCAGCAACAGTACCAACAGCTGATGCAGCGGCACTATCTTCAACAGCAGCTCTTTCATCAGCAGGCACTCATGATGCAG CAACAGCAGTTGCAGCACAATCAACAACAACTGCAGCAAGGTCCACAGTCACCCCAGCATTCCTCACCACAAAACCCATCGCCACCAAGTACACAGCTCACCCAGACACAGTCCACTCAGGGCAGGATGTCGCCTGCACAAGCACCCTCAAGACCTCAAGCATTGTCACCCCACACCGAGTCCATCTGGGGGGCAGCCCAGCCCCAACCAACGACAACAC CCGTGATTTCACCTGGTCCATTGTTTCCAACAACTACATCAGCATCTAGTAAAGGATGGGACAGAGAAAACAGTCCTCAAAGCGTTCCATCATTTGAAGAAATTCAAAGAatggaagaagaaaaggaaaaacacgCAAGG TTAGAACTTGAAAGAAGAGAAGCCCAGGCTCGTGCAATGAGGCTTAAACAAGAAGAGGAAGATCGACGACGTCTACAGGAAGCAGCCATGATGAAAAAACAAcaggaagaagaggaaaggCGTCGGCTGGAGGAGGCTGAAAGGAGAAGGAAAGAGCAGGAAGAACTGAAAAAG aaacaaCTAGAGGAAGCAAGAAGGAAACAAGAAGAAGAGAtgagaagaaaacaagacCACCAAGAGACGcttcgaaaacaagaacaacaaagacAGCTTGAAATGCAGAAGCACCAGGAAGATAAGAAACGAATGAGTGACTTACgccaacagcaacaacaggcCCTGTTTCGACTGCAACAGCAGCAACAGGAATTATTGAGGAAGAAAGACATCCAACAGCGCGAGCTGCAACAGAAACTGCAGCAAAAGAGACAGGAGAGTCAA GCAACTGGGGCTTCGCTGTGGGGAGCGCCCTCTTCCGCATCAGGGACCTTGTCACTTGCACAGATCCAACAACAGGAAGAACGAGAATGGAAACAAAGAGAGCTGCATATTCAGCAACTGCACGCCCAACAGCAGCGAGAACAGCAAGCCAGGGGAACCCCGGGCTGGGCCGACAGACGGGTGGCATCGAATCCGCCCCCCGTCAAGTCTTTGCTGCAGATTCAACAAGAACAGGCCCAGCAGTTGGAAAAGAGACAGCACGGCGCCCCTCTTTCAAGATCGCAG CCCAGCCATAATCCCTTAAGTTCTTCAGTGTGGGGGAATACTGGCGGTTCGCTGTCCGCAACCTGGGGACCAAGTAGCAATTCTGGCAACATCTGGGGTACGTCACCCTCCAAACCGCCGCGGCCGCCGCAGCCGTCTATTtttgatgacgacgacgatgatgatagCGCGGACGATACCAATGTGGAGAATTTCTGGGAAGATGCTGTCAAGGCTGCGAACAAACAGCAATCTTCTTTCCAACAGCGACAGCAACCTTCTACACATGCTAG cCGGCAAGTCCACAACAAATCGGCAACGGAAAAGCGCTTAAACAGAGATGAG GAAAATCTCCGACGGCTGTTTCATCAGCATACGGGCACTGACGAGTTTTCTCAGTGGTGCGAGCAAGCTCTTCGCGGCGTTAATAACTCAACGACAGCTTCCAGTGTGCACA TTCCAACCTTCTGCTCATTAATCAAAGAGGTTGAATCCCCATACGAG GTGTACGAGTACGTTAGGACGTATTTGGGTGACAGTCGTGAAACGAGAGAATTTGCTCGGGAGTTCAtcgaaagaaggaaaaaactgaaagagaAAACGGCTGTTCCTGTCTCAGGATTCGCTCAA ACTAGCGTGTGGGGTGTACCTGTCCCTCGAGGGCCTTCTGTTGGTAAGCCCACAGCTGCGAACCAATCAGCGGGCCTCTTTGctgggcaccctcaagaagaCCCCTTCGACGCCATGAATAAAAAGAAGCGAAAGAAGAAGATGCAGAAAGTCGACCCAAGTATTTTGGGATTCAGCGTTAACGCAGCTGATCGCGTAAACATGGGAGAGATACAAACTGTCGAAGACTGA
- the LOC141885201 gene encoding GRB10-interacting GYF protein 2-like isoform X1, producing MSETLTFGPEWLRALSSGNSVTSPPPSPGPKYKLAEHRYGKEEMLALFSEEVKIPEELEMFDSVCRSRPVLPLAFQPLTEEEQRNSLGSVNSNAVLKLMGRGGVRGTGAPRGPGRGGLRGRGRGDGGYVRQTSYEESRGEGAGGFGRGMDSRRQGWNETSGRGAFERSPSLRESGPPGPGRGGYDPSLSRPRLLSDTTWERPERRSDSGNWRSGGATGEDEEGWRISGQRSADRSEKWRGGLTRGRGSWRGGSDTYRERGSHADDDWQVTRGGRRSYHDVDDVRGGSSHERLPEWSNDDSDDFNTPGTFDSSGAFVLHMQKEERENNKWEGKHEEHKPNADKSGRGQSESDASQTEDQDVCKEDDQDDNLFSDTGSSNFSEFKTSDPTVTQSPSSEQEPENVKRSSPPSVSPSSQASTVQQQTSPTQSTTTTESQPEISEPTPMRHSPDGEAMAPVSQKEQKEEEPNMEHFAQAAENLVASLDDDEEDDVKTSSQSKELSNSPLVSDEVQWSYTDPQGKVQGPFTNSEMADWFSHGYFTMGLLVKRTTDDAFQPLGEVIKQWGRVPFIPGPQPPPFKGVPEHVHRQQQQQLIAQQQYQQLMQRHYLQQQLFHQQALMMQQQQLQHNQQQLQQGPQSPQHSSPQNPSPPSTQLTQTQSTQGRMSPAQAPSRPQALSPHTESIWGAAQPQPTTTPVISPGPLFPTTTSASSKGWDRENSPQSVPSFEEIQRMEEEKEKHARLELERREAQARAMRLKQEEEDRRRLQEAAMMKKQQEEEERRRLEEAERRRKEQEELKKKQLEEARRKQEEEMRRKQDHQETLRKQEQQRQLEMQKHQEDKKRMSDLRQQQQQALFRLQQQQQELLRKKDIQQRELQQKLQQKRQESQATGASLWGAPSSASGTLSLAQIQQQEEREWKQRELHIQQLHAQQQREQQARGTPGWADRRVASNPPPVKSLLQIQQEQAQQLEKRQHGAPLSRSQPSHNPLSSSVWGNTGGSLSATWGPSSNSGNIWGTSPSKPPRPPQPSIFDDDDDDDSADDTNVENFWEDAVKAANKQQSSFQQRQQPSTHASRQVHNKSATEKRLNRDEENLRRLFHQHTGTDEFSQWCEQALRGVNNSTTASSVHIPTFCSLIKEVESPYEVYEYVRTYLGDSRETREFAREFIERRKKLKEKTAVPVSGFAQTSVWGVPVPRGPSVGKPTAANQSAGLFAGHPQEDPFDAMNKKKRKKKMQKVDPSILGFSVNAADRVNMGEIQTVED from the exons ATGTCAGAAACACTAACTTTTGGCCCTGAATG GCTCCGTGCCTTGTCAAGTGGAAACAGTGTGACGTCCCCTCCCCCCTCTCCTGGCCCCAAGTACAAACTTGCTGAACATCGATATGGCAAGGAGGAGATGCTTGCATTGTTTAGTGAAGAGGTCAAGATTCCAGAGGAGCTGGAAATGTTTGACTCAGTCTGTAGATCACGACCAGTTCTCCCTCTTGCTTTCCAGCCTTTGACTGAAGAGGAGCAG AGAAACTCTCTGGGGTCCGTCAACAGCAATGCGGTTTTGAAGTTGATGGGGCGTGGAGGAGTGCGAGGAACGGGTGCTCCACGTGGACCAGGGCGCGGAGGGTTACGAG GCCGTGGACGAGGTGATGGTGGATATGTGAGACAAACATCTTATGAAGAAAGTAGGGGAGAGGGGGCAGGGGGATTTGGGCGTGGTATGGACAGTCGCAGGCAGGGATGGAATGAAACAAG TGGTCGTGGGGCGTTTGAAAGATCACCAAGTCTAAGGGAATCAG GTCCGCCTGGTCCCGGTAGAGGAGGCTATGATCCGTCATTATCACGACCTCGGCTATTAAGTGACACCACGTGGGAAAGACCTGAAAGACGTTCTGACAGTGGGAATTGGAGATCAGGGGGGGCAACGGGCGAAGATGAGGAGGGCTGGAGGATTTCAGGCCAAAGATCTGCTGATAGATCTGAGAAATGGAGAG GTGGATTAACAAGAGGGAGAGGCTCTTGGCGAGGAGGTTCAGACACGTACAGAGAACGTGGTAGCCATGCAGATGATGACTGGCAGGTTACGAGGGGAGGTCGCCGATCTTATcatgatgttgatgatgttcGGGGGGGGTCCTCTCATGAACGGCTCCCTGAATGGAGTAATGATGACAGTGATGACTTCAACACACCAGGCACTTTTGACTCTTCAGGAGCATTTGTTTTGCACATG caaaaggaagaaagagaaaataataaatgggAAGGGAAACATGAGGAACATAAACCAAATGCTGATAAAAGTGGAAGAGGTCAA TCAGAAAGTGATGCGTCGCAAACTGAAGATCAAGATGTCTGCAAAGAAGATGATCAAGATGACAACCTCTTTTCAGATACAG GCTCAAGCAATTTCAGTGAATTTAAAACCTCTGATCCAACAGTAACACAGTCACCATCTTCTGAACAAGAGccagaaaatgtcaaaaggtCTTCACCACCTTCTGTTTCTCCATCCTCACAAGCCTCCACAGTGCAACAGCAGACAAGCCCAACACAATCCACCACAACGACAGAGTCACAGCCAGAGATTTCTGAGCCAACACCTATGAGACACTCACCTGATGGAGAAGCGATGGCCCCTGTCTCGCAGAAAGAgcaaaaagaggaagaacCAAACATGGAACATTTTGCTCAGGCAGCAGAAAACCTAGTGGCTTCATTAGATGACGATGAAGAG GATGATGTCAAGACAAGCTCTCAATCAAAAGAACTAAGTAACTCTCCGCTTGTATCAGATGAAGTACAGTGGAGTTACACGGACCCACAAGGAAAAGTTCAAG GTCCTTTTACTAACTCTGAAATGGCAGATTGGTTCAGTCATGGCTATTTCACTATGGGTCTGTTAGTCAAGAGAACGACTGACGATGCTTTTCAGCCTCTGGGTGAAGTTATCAAACAGTGGGGAAGAGTTCCTTTCATCCCTGGGCCCCAACCCCCACCCTTCAAG GGTGTTCCAGAACATGTTCACCGtcagcaacagcaacagctgATTGCCCAGCAACAGTACCAACAGCTGATGCAGCGGCACTATCTTCAACAGCAGCTCTTTCATCAGCAGGCACTCATGATGCAG CAACAGCAGTTGCAGCACAATCAACAACAACTGCAGCAAGGTCCACAGTCACCCCAGCATTCCTCACCACAAAACCCATCGCCACCAAGTACACAGCTCACCCAGACACAGTCCACTCAGGGCAGGATGTCGCCTGCACAAGCACCCTCAAGACCTCAAGCATTGTCACCCCACACCGAGTCCATCTGGGGGGCAGCCCAGCCCCAACCAACGACAACAC CCGTGATTTCACCTGGTCCATTGTTTCCAACAACTACATCAGCATCTAGTAAAGGATGGGACAGAGAAAACAGTCCTCAAAGCGTTCCATCATTTGAAGAAATTCAAAGAatggaagaagaaaaggaaaaacacgCAAGG TTAGAACTTGAAAGAAGAGAAGCCCAGGCTCGTGCAATGAGGCTTAAACAAGAAGAGGAAGATCGACGACGTCTACAGGAAGCAGCCATGATGAAAAAACAAcaggaagaagaggaaaggCGTCGGCTGGAGGAGGCTGAAAGGAGAAGGAAAGAGCAGGAAGAACTGAAAAAG aaacaaCTAGAGGAAGCAAGAAGGAAACAAGAAGAAGAGAtgagaagaaaacaagacCACCAAGAGACGcttcgaaaacaagaacaacaaagacAGCTTGAAATGCAGAAGCACCAGGAAGATAAGAAACGAATGAGTGACTTACgccaacagcaacaacaggcCCTGTTTCGACTGCAACAGCAGCAACAGGAATTATTGAGGAAGAAAGACATCCAACAGCGCGAGCTGCAACAGAAACTGCAGCAAAAGAGACAGGAGAGTCAA GCAACTGGGGCTTCGCTGTGGGGAGCGCCCTCTTCCGCATCAGGGACCTTGTCACTTGCACAGATCCAACAACAGGAAGAACGAGAATGGAAACAAAGAGAGCTGCATATTCAGCAACTGCACGCCCAACAGCAGCGAGAACAGCAAGCCAGGGGAACCCCGGGCTGGGCCGACAGACGGGTGGCATCGAATCCGCCCCCCGTCAAGTCTTTGCTGCAGATTCAACAAGAACAGGCCCAGCAGTTGGAAAAGAGACAGCACGGCGCCCCTCTTTCAAGATCGCAG CCCAGCCATAATCCCTTAAGTTCTTCAGTGTGGGGGAATACTGGCGGTTCGCTGTCCGCAACCTGGGGACCAAGTAGCAATTCTGGCAACATCTGGGGTACGTCACCCTCCAAACCGCCGCGGCCGCCGCAGCCGTCTATTtttgatgacgacgacgatgatgatagCGCGGACGATACCAATGTGGAGAATTTCTGGGAAGATGCTGTCAAGGCTGCGAACAAACAGCAATCTTCTTTCCAACAGCGACAGCAACCTTCTACACATGCTAG cCGGCAAGTCCACAACAAATCGGCAACGGAAAAGCGCTTAAACAGAGATGAG GAAAATCTCCGACGGCTGTTTCATCAGCATACGGGCACTGACGAGTTTTCTCAGTGGTGCGAGCAAGCTCTTCGCGGCGTTAATAACTCAACGACAGCTTCCAGTGTGCACA TTCCAACCTTCTGCTCATTAATCAAAGAGGTTGAATCCCCATACGAG GTGTACGAGTACGTTAGGACGTATTTGGGTGACAGTCGTGAAACGAGAGAATTTGCTCGGGAGTTCAtcgaaagaaggaaaaaactgaaagagaAAACGGCTGTTCCTGTCTCAGGATTCGCTCAA ACTAGCGTGTGGGGTGTACCTGTCCCTCGAGGGCCTTCTGTTGGTAAGCCCACAGCTGCGAACCAATCAGCGGGCCTCTTTGctgggcaccctcaagaagaCCCCTTCGACGCCATGAATAAAAAGAAGCGAAAGAAGAAGATGCAGAAAGTCGACCCAAGTATTTTGGGATTCAGCGTTAACGCAGCTGATCGCGTAAACATGGGAGAGATACAAACTGTCGAAGACTGA